The window GCTGCTCCTTGGACACTGAGCCGTGGTGCGCGCGGGCGATGACCGGCGGCGCGCCCTGCGCCGCGCCGGAGCCGCCCATCAGCTCCGCGGGGGAGTGGTGTTCGTCCAGGGGCTCGCCGGTCGCCCGCTCGTAGGCGATCTCGTTGAGCCGGTTGCACAGGCGCTCGGCCAGCCGGCGGGAGTTGGCGAACACGATCGTCGAGCGGTGAGCCTGGACCAGGTCGGTGATCCGCTCCTCGACATGCGGCCAGATCGAGGGCCGCTCCGCCTTGTCGCCGTCCTCGGCGACAGGGGAACCGCCCAGCTCCCCCAGGTCCTCGACGGGGACGACCACCGACAGGTCGAACTCCTTGCCTGACTCCGGCTGGACGATCTCCACCTTGCGGCGGGGGGACAGATAGCGGGCGATCTCGTCGACCGGGCGGACCGTCGCGGACAGGCCGATGCGGCGGGCGGGCCTGGGCAGCAGCTCGTCCAGGCGCTCCAGGGACAGCGCGAGGTGCGCGCCCCGTTTGGTGCCGGCCACCGCGTGCACCTCGTCCAGGATCACCGTCTCCACGCCGGTGAGCGCGTCCCGGGTGGCCGAGGTCAGCATCAGGAACAGCGACTCGGGCGTGGTGATCAGGATGTCCGGCGGGCGGGTGGACAGGGCGCGGCGCTCGGCCGCCGGGGTGTCGCCGGAGCGGATGCCGACCTTCACCTCCGGCTCGGGCAGGCCGAGGCGGACGGACTCGTGGCGGATACCGGTCAGCGGGCTGCGCAGATTGCGCTCCACGTCCACGGCTAGGGCCTTGAGCGGGGAGACGTACAGCACCCGGCAGCGCTTCTTCGGGTCGGCCGGGGGCGGGGCGGAGGCGAGCTGGTCGAGCGCGGCGAGGAAGGCGGCGAGGGTCTTGCCGGAGCCGGTCGGGGCGACCACCAGCACGTCCGAGCCCTCGCCGATGGCCCGCCACGCCCCCGCCTGGGCCGCAGTGGGCGCGGAGAAGGCCCCCGTGAACCAGCCGCGGGTCGCGGGGGAGAAGCCGTCGAGGGCCCGGTGTGCGTCGCTGACCATGAGTCCATCGTGCACCCGGCCACTGACAACGCCCTCTGGCCTGGGCGGGCGCCCGGGAGCGCCGGGGGCGGCCCCCACACTCGCGCAGCCGGGCCGACGACGGAGAATCGGGAGCATGGCGGCAACGGGTGAGGAGCGGGCGCGGCACTGGCGGTACGAGGAACTGCCCGGTGTCGATCTGCTGCGGGCCCGCTATGTACGCAAGGAGTTCGTGCGGCACACCCACGAGCACTTCGTGATCGCCGCCATCGTCGAGGGCGTGGAGGTGTTCCACCACGGCGGCTCCGACCAGTACGCGGGGCCGGGGACGCTGGCGCTGGTCAATCCCGACACCCCGCACACCGGGCGGGCGGCGGTGCCCGAGGGGTGGCGGTACGGAGCGGTGTATCCGTCGCCGGAGCTGGTCGCCGAGATCGCCGGGGAGACCACGGGCATCCGCGGGACGCCGGGCTTCGTCCGTCCCGTGCTCGACGATCCGTACGCCGTCGGGCTGGTGCATCAGGTGCTGCGGGCCACGGACGAGGGCAACGCGCTGGCCGCCGACACCCTGCTGCGGGTCGCGGTGACGCGGCTGCTGCGGCTCAACGGCGGGGCGTTGCCGCAGCGGGAGATACGGACGGCGGGGGCGCGGACCGCGGCACGCGCGCGTGCCGTCCTGGAGGAGCGGATGGCCGAGCCGCCGAGCCTGGAGAGGCTGGCGGCCGACCTGGGCAGCAGCCCGTTCGCGCTGCTGCGGGCCTTCCGTAACGCCTACGGAATGCCGCCGCACACCTGGCTGACCGACGCCCGGGTGCGCCGGGCCAGGCGGCTGCTGGACGCGGGCACCGCGCCCTCCCAGGCCGCCGTCGCCGTCGGCTTCACCGACCAGTCGCACCTGAGCCGGCACTTCACCCGGATCGTGGGCGTGCCCCCGGGCGCCTACCAGCGCGAGCGCAAGAACGTACAAGACTCCAGGTCCCGGCTGTTCCTACCCTCGGCGTTGTGGCAGAACAGACAGCTCTCGCAGACATCCGCGCCGACGACGGAGGAAAGCCCGACGCCGCCGTCGTACGGGACGCCCTCGGGGTTGGGATCGCCGTAGGACTGTCCGGGTTCGCCTTCGGGGTGACCTCGGCGGGCAGCGGGCTCACGCTCTGGCAGACGTGCGCGCTCAGCCTGCTGGTGTTCACCGGGGCCTCCCAGTTCGCGCTGGTGGGGGCGCTGGCCGCCGGAGGCAACCCGTACACGGCGGCCGCGGGCGCCTTCTTCCTGGGTGTGCGCAACGCCTTCTACGGACTGCGCCTGTCGCAGCTGCTGGCCCTCCCGCGCGCGGTACGGCCGTTCGCGGCCCAGTGGGTCATCGACGAGACCACCGCGGTGACGCTGGCCCAGCCCACGCGGCGCAGCGCGCGGATCGGCTTCACCGTCACCGGGATCACCCTGTACATGCTGTGGAACCTCACCACGCTGCTGGGCGCGCTGGGCGCCAAGGCCCTCGGCGACACCGACCCCTGGGGCCTGGACGCGGCAGGGCCTGCCGTCTTCCTGGCGCTGCTGGCGCCGATGCTGAAGACCGCCACCGAGCGGGCCGTCGCCGCTCTGGCCGTACTGCTCGGGCTCGGTCTGCTGCCCGTGCTGCCGGCCGGTGTGCCGGTCCTGGCGGCCGCGCTCGCCGCGCCGGCCGTGCTGTACCTGCGGGGCCGTCGCGGGAGCGGCGCCCGTGACGACGTACGAGAGGGAGAGCGTTGAACATCTGGATCGCGGTGGCGGTGACCGCTGTCGGCTGCTACGCCGTCAAGCTGGCCGGGCTGCTCGTTCCGGCGGGCGCCCTGGAGCGTCCGCTGGTGAAGCGGCTCGCCGCGCTGCTGCCCGTCGCCCTGCTGGCCGCGCTCACCGCCCAGCAGACGTTCGCCGACGGGCACACGCTCGTGCTGGACGCGCGGGCGGCCGGAGTCGCGGCCGCCGCCGTGGCGCTGCTGCTGCGGGCGCCGTTCCTGGTCGTGGTCGGGGCGGCGGTGCTGGTGACGGCCGGGGTACGCGCCCTGACGGGGTGAGCCGGGGCCCGTCGGTGGGGTGGGGCACCTGCCCGTGGGGTGGGGCCCAGCCGGTGGGTGTGGGGCGCCGCCTGTTCGTGGGGCGGGCGCCTGCCGGTGGCGGCTCGGCCGATGAGCCGTGGCGTCGTGGCGAGTATCAGCGGAGCCCGGCCGAGGAGCCGGGGCGTGTTACCGGTCGTGGTTCAGCCGATGGTCCGGCCGTAGGCCCTGAGGGTGCGCAGCGCCTCGATCGTGACCATGGGGCGTGCCTCCAGGGCGGGGCCCGGAGCCCACTGGCGCCAGGTGACCGGCCAGCCGCCGTCCTCCTCCTGGCGGCCGGCCAGGAAGTCCAGGGAGCGCTTCATCTCCTCGTCCGTGAACCACGCGCGCGCGAGGGAGCCGGGCGTCCGCGCGTAGTCGTGCGGAAAGTGGTGCTCCCCGGGTGCGTAGCCGGGCGCGACCGGAAAGGCCTCAGGATGCTCCGGGTCCAGCAGCGCCAGCCGCTGGTCGCGCACCAGACGGCCGAGCCGGTCGGCGGCCGCACGCGCGCGTGTGCGGTCGGGCGCCGAGTCCAGGAAGGCGACGGCCGCCTCGATCTCGTACGGGTGGGAGGTCTCCAGGGACTCGGCCCGCCGCCAGCAGAAGTCGGTGGCCCGGAAGAGCCAGGCGTGCCACACCTCGTTGCGGTGCAGCAGGCCCACGACCGGCCCGGTGGCCAGCAGGTCGCTCGGCGGATCGTCCACGATCGGCACGAAGGGGGCCGCCGGATAGCCTCGCTGACCGGGATGGACCGCGGGCAGCGCGCCGTCGGGGGTGGAGACGGAGGTCAGATAGCGGCACACGCGCTCCACCCGCTGTCCGCCGCAGCGGCCGACGGTGTCCAGCACGCGCAGCGCGTGCGCGGTGTGCAGCGGCTGGCTGACCGGGCCCCGCAGATCGGGCTCCAGCGCGTGACCGTACCCGCCGTCCTCGTTGCGATAGGCGTCCAGCGCGGTCTCCACCGGATCCGCAGCGCCGTTCAGGAAGTGGTACGCGAACAGCCGCTGCTCCAGCACGCGCGCGGTGAGCCACACGAAGTGCTCGGCGCGGAACAGCGGGGAGGACGCCGGGGGCGGCGGGGGAGAAGGGGGAGCTCCGGTCTCGGCCATGCGTCAGACCGTAGGGCGGAAAGCGTTCTCCCCAGGTGGCCCCGGAACGAGGTCACCCGCAGGGGCGGGATACTGGGATCATGCGGTTGACGGTCTTCTGGGAGCGGATGGCGGAGCACTTCGGTGCTGGGTACGCCGAAACCTTCGCGCGCGATCACGTGATGTCGGAACTCGGCGGGCGCACGGTGCACGAGGCGCTGGCGGCCGGCTGGGACGCGAAGGACGTGTGGCGCGTCGTGTGCCGGGTCATGAACGTTCCGCAGGAGAGGCACTGACCGGCCACGACGGGCACGGGCCCGTGCCGGGCCGTCATTGGCGTCGGCGAGACTTGCACCGTGGCACCCACTGACGAGACCGGCCGGACGGCTCCGCACGCATCCCCGTCCGCGACGACGCCGCCTCCCCGGTCTTCGGAACCGGCCGAGGGCGCCGCCGGGGCGGGCGCCCGCATGCCCCGCTGGCTGCCGCGCGCCATGGTGCTCGCGATCGGCCTCGTCGCCGCCTTCCAGCTCGGCAGCTGGGCCTTCCACCAGCTGACCGGCCTGCTCCTCAACGCCCTCATCGCGTTCTTCCTGGCCCTCGCCATCGAGCCCGCGGTCAGCCGCATGGCAGCCCGCGGGATGCGGCGGGGGCTCGCGACCTTCCTGGTCTTCCTCGGCCTGACGATCGCTTCGGCGGGCTTCGTGATCCTGCTCGGCTCGATGCTCGCCGGGCAGATCATCAAGATGGTCGAGGGCTTCCCCGAGTACCTCGACTCCGTCATCAACTGGGTCAACTCCACGTTCCACACCGAGCTGAGACGGGTGGACGTGCAGGAGGGCCTGCTCCACTCCGACTGGCTGCGCACGTACGCGCAGAACAGCGCCGCGGGCGTGCTCGACGTGTCCGCCCAGGTGCTCGGGGGCCTGTTCCGGCTGCTGACGATCGCCCTGTTCTCGTTCTACTTCGCCGCCGACGGTCCGCGGCTGCGCCGCACCATCTGCTCCCTGCTGCCGCCCGCCCGTCAGGCGGAGGTGCTGCGGGCGTGGGAGATCGCCGTCGACAAGACCGGCGGCTATCTGTACTCGCGCGGCCTGATGGCGCTCGTCTCGGGGATCGCCCACTACGTCCTGCTCCAGGCCCTGGGAGTGCCGTACGCGCTCGTGCTCGGTGTCTGGGTGGGCCTGGTCTCGCAGTTCATCCCGACCATAGGCACCTATCTCGCGGGCGCCCTGCCGATGCTGATCGCATTCACGGTGGACCCCTGGTACGCGGTGTGGGTGCTGGTCTTCGTGGTGGTCTACCAGCAGTTCGAGAACTACATGCTGCAGCCCAAGCTGACCGCGAGGACCGTGGACATCCATCCCGCGGTCGCCTTCGGCTCGGTCATCGCCGGCACCGCCCTGCTCGGCGCGGTGGGCGCGCTGATCGCCATTCCCGCGGTCGCCACCCTCCAGGCCTTCCTGGGCGCCTATGTGAAGCGGTACGCCGTCATGGACGACCCCCGCGTCCAGGGCCACCGCGGACGCGGCCCGGTCCCGGGCCTGCTCGACCGCGCGCGCCGGATGTGGCGGGCCCGGTAGGACGTGCTCGGCGGGGGCCCGGTAGGACGTACTCGGCGGGCGTGCTCGGCTGGGCCTACTCGGCAGGCGTCGCGGCGCTCGGCGCGATCGGCTCGCTCCTCGGTCAGCGGCGAGCCGTGGCGACGAGGCGTCTCAGCGCGGCCTGTGCGGGTGGGCCCCAGGTCGGCTTGCCGCCGGGGCGGCCGTGGGTGCCGGCATCTCCGACGAGGACGCAGCTGAGCGCTTGCAGCACGGCCCAGCCGCGGGCGCGGCGCAGTGTCGCGGTGTCCGGGGCCGGCCGGTAGGCGCCGTGGAAGCGGTCGACGGCGTCCTCCGGCAGTAGCAGCCAGGAGGCGGCCAGGTCGCAGGCCGGATCTCCCGCGCAGAGGTCGCCGAAGTCGATCACGCCGCAGAAGGTGCCGTCCGCGGTGAGGACGTTGGCCGGATGCAGGTCGCTGTGGATCCATAGGGCCGGGCCCGTCCAGTCGGGCGCGCGGACGGCGTCCTCCCAGACGGCCCGGACGGCGTCCGGGTCGGGGACCAGCCCCAGCCCGGTGGCCGTGGCGAGCGGCTCGGCGAACGAGTCGGGGCGCTCGGCCAGCGGTCTGCCGCGGCCGAAGCGGCCGGTGGGCGCCTCGTCGGGGGCGGGTCGGTGAAGAGCCGACAGGAAGGCCCCCAGGGCGTCGGCCGCCTCCGCGGGGCGCGTGGCGGGGGCGAGGTCGGCAGGAGTGCCCGGCACCCAGGTGGTGACGACCCAGGGCCGCGCAAATCGCTCGGAGGGCTCGCCGAGGCGCTGCGGGACGGGGACCGGCAGAGGAAGGCGCGGGGCGAGGGAAGGCAGCCAGGCGTGCTCCTTGCGCAGTAGCGCGTCCGCCGACCGCGTGGCCCAGGGCAGTCGGACGGCGAGGTCGTCGCCGAGCCGCCACAGTTGGTTGTCCCAGCCGCGCGCGCCGAGCCTCAAGGGGCGATCGGCCAGGTCGGGATGCTGGTCGTGCAGCAGATCCCGGACCAGCTCCGCGGTGATCGCGATCTCGGTGTGGGTCATGCGGAGCCACGGTAGCCGGGCGGTGTCCTGCCCGCCCCGGTGCCGCTCGGCGCGCTTGACACAGAAATCGAACATCCATTCTTATGGGAGCTCCGGCAAGGTTCGACGGAAGGGATTTCGCCCCGGTTCGGGGGGAGAAGTGCCTGAGTTATCCACAGGCCGGACGTGCGTCGGGGCGCATTGTCAGTGGCAGGCGTTAGCGTCTTTGACGTGAAGCGATCGACACAAGCAAACCGGGTGGAACCCATGGCAGGAACCGACCGCGAGAAGGCGCTCGACGCCGCGCTCGCACAGATTGAACGACAATTCGGCAAGGGCGCGGTCATGCGCATGGGCGAGCGGTCGAAGGAGCCGATCGAGGTCATCCCGACCGGGTCGACCGCGCTCGACGTGGCTCTCGGCGTCGGTGGCCTGCCGCGCGGCCGTGTCGTGGAGATCTACGGACCGGAGTCCTCCGGCAAGACGACCCTGACCCTGCACGCGGTGGCGAACGCGCAGAAGGCGGGCGGCCAGGTCGCGTTCATCGACGCGGAGCACGCCCTCGACCCCGAGTACGCGAAGAAGCTCGGCGTCGACATCGACAACCTGATCCTCTCCCAGCCGGACAACGGCGAGCAGGCCCTGGAGATTGTGGACATGCTGGTCCGCTCCGGCGCCCTCGACCTCATCGTCATCGACTCCGTCGCCGCGCTCGTCCCGCGCGCGGAGATCGAGGGCGAGATGGGCGACAGCCACGTGGGTCTCCAGGCCCGGCTGATGAGCCAGGCCCTGCGCAAGATCACCAGCGCGCTCAACCAGTCCAAGACCACCGCGATCTTCATCAACCAGCTCCGCGAGAAGATCGGCGTGATGTTCGGCTCGCCGGAGACCACGACCGGTGGCCGGGCGCTGAAGTTCTACGCCTCGGTGCGCATCGACATCCGCCGTATCGAGACCCTGAAGGACGGCACGGAGGCGGTCGGCAACCGGACCCGCTGCAAGGTCGTCAAGAACAAGGTCGCGCCGCCCTTCAAGCAGGCCGAGTTCGACATTCTCTACGGCCAGGGCATCAGCCGCGAGGGCGGTCTGATCGACATGGGCGTGGAGCACGGCTTCGTCCGCAAGGCCGGCGCCTGGTACACGTACGAGGGCGACCAGCTCGGCCAGGGCAAGGAGAACGCGCGCAACTTCCTCAAGGACAACCCCGACCTGGCCAACGAGATCGAGAAGAAGATCAAGGAGAAGCTGGGCGTCGGCGTGCGGCCGGAGGAGCCGACCACGGAGCCGGGCACGGACGCCGCG of the Streptomyces sp. NBC_01788 genome contains:
- a CDS encoding AraC family transcriptional regulator, which gives rise to MAATGEERARHWRYEELPGVDLLRARYVRKEFVRHTHEHFVIAAIVEGVEVFHHGGSDQYAGPGTLALVNPDTPHTGRAAVPEGWRYGAVYPSPELVAEIAGETTGIRGTPGFVRPVLDDPYAVGLVHQVLRATDEGNALAADTLLRVAVTRLLRLNGGALPQREIRTAGARTAARARAVLEERMAEPPSLERLAADLGSSPFALLRAFRNAYGMPPHTWLTDARVRRARRLLDAGTAPSQAAVAVGFTDQSHLSRHFTRIVGVPPGAYQRERKNVQDSRSRLFLPSALWQNRQLSQTSAPTTEESPTPPSYGTPSGLGSP
- a CDS encoding AzlC family ABC transporter permease; the protein is MAEQTALADIRADDGGKPDAAVVRDALGVGIAVGLSGFAFGVTSAGSGLTLWQTCALSLLVFTGASQFALVGALAAGGNPYTAAAGAFFLGVRNAFYGLRLSQLLALPRAVRPFAAQWVIDETTAVTLAQPTRRSARIGFTVTGITLYMLWNLTTLLGALGAKALGDTDPWGLDAAGPAVFLALLAPMLKTATERAVAALAVLLGLGLLPVLPAGVPVLAAALAAPAVLYLRGRRGSGARDDVREGER
- a CDS encoding AzlD domain-containing protein, with product MNIWIAVAVTAVGCYAVKLAGLLVPAGALERPLVKRLAALLPVALLAALTAQQTFADGHTLVLDARAAGVAAAAVALLLRAPFLVVVGAAVLVTAGVRALTG
- a CDS encoding DUF3046 domain-containing protein — translated: MRLTVFWERMAEHFGAGYAETFARDHVMSELGGRTVHEALAAGWDAKDVWRVVCRVMNVPQERH
- a CDS encoding AI-2E family transporter, with the translated sequence MAPTDETGRTAPHASPSATTPPPRSSEPAEGAAGAGARMPRWLPRAMVLAIGLVAAFQLGSWAFHQLTGLLLNALIAFFLALAIEPAVSRMAARGMRRGLATFLVFLGLTIASAGFVILLGSMLAGQIIKMVEGFPEYLDSVINWVNSTFHTELRRVDVQEGLLHSDWLRTYAQNSAAGVLDVSAQVLGGLFRLLTIALFSFYFAADGPRLRRTICSLLPPARQAEVLRAWEIAVDKTGGYLYSRGLMALVSGIAHYVLLQALGVPYALVLGVWVGLVSQFIPTIGTYLAGALPMLIAFTVDPWYAVWVLVFVVVYQQFENYMLQPKLTARTVDIHPAVAFGSVIAGTALLGAVGALIAIPAVATLQAFLGAYVKRYAVMDDPRVQGHRGRGPVPGLLDRARRMWRAR
- a CDS encoding aminoglycoside phosphotransferase family protein is translated as MTHTEIAITAELVRDLLHDQHPDLADRPLRLGARGWDNQLWRLGDDLAVRLPWATRSADALLRKEHAWLPSLAPRLPLPVPVPQRLGEPSERFARPWVVTTWVPGTPADLAPATRPAEAADALGAFLSALHRPAPDEAPTGRFGRGRPLAERPDSFAEPLATATGLGLVPDPDAVRAVWEDAVRAPDWTGPALWIHSDLHPANVLTADGTFCGVIDFGDLCAGDPACDLAASWLLLPEDAVDRFHGAYRPAPDTATLRRARGWAVLQALSCVLVGDAGTHGRPGGKPTWGPPAQAALRRLVATARR
- the recA gene encoding recombinase RecA; the encoded protein is MAGTDREKALDAALAQIERQFGKGAVMRMGERSKEPIEVIPTGSTALDVALGVGGLPRGRVVEIYGPESSGKTTLTLHAVANAQKAGGQVAFIDAEHALDPEYAKKLGVDIDNLILSQPDNGEQALEIVDMLVRSGALDLIVIDSVAALVPRAEIEGEMGDSHVGLQARLMSQALRKITSALNQSKTTAIFINQLREKIGVMFGSPETTTGGRALKFYASVRIDIRRIETLKDGTEAVGNRTRCKVVKNKVAPPFKQAEFDILYGQGISREGGLIDMGVEHGFVRKAGAWYTYEGDQLGQGKENARNFLKDNPDLANEIEKKIKEKLGVGVRPEEPTTEPGTDAAVTTAADATAKAAPAKATKPKATSAKS